A genome region from Gemmatimonadota bacterium includes the following:
- a CDS encoding amidohydrolase family protein yields the protein MTLASLCQKLLPDGPVLDIHVHPLNCFGAYGVSSPVEDAERLIATAGRSGVTRMCVFSLHETTPYEPTVEQCRLANDYVLRMRDAQPDAILPFCYVTPAFPDEAVAEIERCVGGQAMGGVKLWVARRATDPGLDPIMVAAVSLDVPVLQHAWLKTTGNLPGESTPFDVADLARRHPRSRIIMAHLNGVGHRGIEAIADVPNVVVDTSGGDPESGMVEAAVSRLGAHRVVYGSDAPIRHFGVTMNKVLGAAIPDAAKRAILWDNALRILKLCGESGDPS from the coding sequence ATGACCCTCGCCTCCCTGTGCCAGAAGCTTCTGCCCGACGGCCCGGTGCTGGATATCCACGTACATCCCCTGAACTGTTTCGGCGCCTATGGGGTTTCCTCGCCCGTCGAGGACGCGGAAAGATTGATCGCGACCGCCGGCCGTTCCGGTGTGACCCGGATGTGCGTGTTTTCACTGCATGAGACCACACCCTACGAACCCACGGTCGAACAGTGCCGGCTGGCCAACGACTACGTGTTGCGGATGCGGGACGCGCAACCTGACGCGATCCTCCCGTTCTGCTACGTAACGCCCGCCTTCCCGGACGAAGCCGTCGCCGAGATCGAGCGTTGCGTGGGGGGCCAGGCCATGGGAGGAGTAAAGCTATGGGTGGCCCGCCGGGCAACGGACCCCGGACTCGATCCGATCATGGTAGCGGCCGTGTCATTGGACGTCCCGGTGCTGCAACACGCCTGGCTGAAGACCACCGGCAACCTGCCCGGTGAGTCCACGCCCTTCGACGTGGCCGACCTCGCCCGCCGCCATCCCCGGTCAAGGATCATCATGGCTCATCTCAACGGGGTGGGCCACCGCGGCATCGAGGCGATCGCCGACGTGCCGAACGTCGTGGTGGATACCTCGGGCGGCGATCCGGAAAGCGGCATGGTCGAAGCGGCCGTCAGCAGGCTTGGCGCCCACCGGGTCGTCTACGGCTCGGACGCGCCCATCCGGCATTTCGGCGTCACGATGAACAAGGTCCTGGGCGCGGCCATACCGGACGCCGCCAAACGCGCGATCCTGTGGGATAATGCATTGCGGATATTGAAGTTGTGCGGAGAATCCGGAGATCCGTCATGA
- a CDS encoding amidohydrolase family protein, with product MVDFPIVDTHVHLWDPNHLRYSWLDGIPLLNQRYLLEEYRQACGNVQVEQMVFVQCECDAGQHVQEAEWVSGLARQDGRIRGIVANAPLERGVAVDADLVALARIPLVKGIRRLLQTEDAGFCLQPGFIEGVRLLPTHGLSFDICIFHPQLANAIEFVRQCPDVSFILDHIGKPDIKNQAFDPWKDELRTLAEMPNVYCKISGLVTEADMERWTPEDLKPYIDHVIACFGIDRVMYGGDWPVAFQATEYPRWVETLSWATSGLSDAERRKLFHDNAISFYRL from the coding sequence ATGGTGGATTTCCCCATTGTAGACACCCACGTACATCTCTGGGACCCGAATCACCTGAGATACAGCTGGCTGGACGGTATTCCCCTGCTGAACCAGCGGTACCTGTTGGAGGAGTACCGGCAGGCCTGTGGGAATGTCCAGGTGGAACAGATGGTCTTCGTGCAATGCGAATGCGACGCCGGTCAGCACGTCCAGGAAGCGGAATGGGTATCCGGCCTTGCCCGGCAGGACGGCCGGATCCGCGGAATCGTGGCCAACGCACCGCTCGAACGGGGCGTGGCGGTCGACGCCGACCTCGTTGCGCTGGCCCGGATACCACTGGTCAAGGGCATCCGCCGCCTGCTGCAGACCGAGGACGCCGGCTTTTGCCTGCAGCCCGGGTTCATCGAAGGGGTCCGGCTGCTGCCGACCCACGGGCTGTCCTTCGATATCTGCATCTTCCACCCGCAGCTGGCGAATGCGATCGAATTCGTCCGGCAGTGCCCCGACGTCTCCTTCATCCTGGATCATATCGGCAAGCCCGACATCAAGAACCAGGCCTTCGATCCGTGGAAAGACGAACTGAGGACCCTGGCGGAGATGCCCAATGTCTACTGCAAGATATCGGGGCTCGTCACCGAGGCGGACATGGAGCGGTGGACGCCCGAGGACCTGAAGCCTTACATCGACCACGTGATCGCGTGCTTCGGCATCGACCGGGTCATGTACGGCGGGGATTGGCCCGTCGCCTTCCAGGCCACGGAGTACCCGCGCTGGGTGGAGACCCTGTCCTGGGCGACCAGCGGACTATCGGACGCCGAAAGACGCAAGCTGTTTCACGACAACGCCATCTCCTTCTACCGGCTTTAA